AATCACAATCACCGCCTTCATTCCCAATCTCATTTCCTTCCACAACACTACGATTTTCAGGGTTTCTCTCTTCGATTGCCATTTCATCTTCAATACCCTTCAAATCACAATCTCTGCCTTCATTCCCAAACTCACTCCTATTACTCCCCTCATCATTATCCCCGTCCTTTATTTCCTTAAAAGCACCTTTTTCCCTTCTTTTCAAGGTTTCTCTCTTCAATTTCCGCCTCATCTTTAATGCCCTCCAAATCAAGATCACCGTCTACATTCTCAATCTCACCTCACTTACTCCCCTTGTTATCCTCCCGTTCCTTCATCTCTTTAAAGTCTCCTTCATTTCCCCACCACAAAACGCTTTTTGGGGTTTCTCTCTTTATAAATTTCCGCCTCTTTTTTAATACCCTCCAATTCACGATCACCGCCTTCATTCTCAATCTCACTACACTTACTCCCATCCTTATCTTTACCCGCCCCCTTCCTTCATTTCCTTATAATCACCTTCATTTCCTTCCACACCGCCTAACTTTTCAATTTTTCTCTCTTCGAATTTCGCCTCATGATTAATAAAACCTTTCCAATCACGATAACCGACTCGATTCTCATTCTCATCACACAACTTACTCCCAAACTCATCACCATCTCTAAATAGCCCCAAACCACCTTGATCATTCTCACCACGACTTCCTTCCCCAAAGCCCCCAACTTTATCAAAATCCTCTTTGTTTCGATAGCAAGCACCAACTCAGAACCCTCATCTTCATCGCGTAAACCCTCAACAGTCATTTCACTAAGTTTCTTTGCAAACCCATCTTCCTGATCACAAATTAATTCATGATCTAGGGTTTGATCACCAAATTAATCAAGACTCTGAAACCCTAGCTCTTGGCTTTGTGGcttagtttcattttttacaCTCTAGAACAAAATGCCTATCTTTTGCTTTTAGTGTAGGTATTTATTGTATTTGTGTGAATATAAAGTAGAAACGGAAAATccttacaataaaattaaaaataaagatgCATGGATATTAAATATACTTTCCCTTAAAAAAGTTTCGTTCTTATCTTTTCTCCTTTTACTcactattttaaaaatcatcGATGTTTTTTGAAGATCCCAGAAATCTTGAAGATATATTTTATTGGTTTATCGATTACACTCAATTTGACTAAAAATCCTTAATTCGTCGAGAAAATCTCTGATAAATTCCCAATAAATCCTGAATCGGCCGGTCAACCGATTTGTTCCGATATATTATCAATTTCAGCAACCATGCttttacacataaaaaaaaTCCTACACATAAATATGTGACTATGGTGCATGACACTAATAATAAATTGATCACATAACAGGGAAATGCATAGTAGAAAATAAATTGATCACATATATAACAGGGAAATGCATAGCAGAAAAACTTGAGTGAATGTAGTGCCTATATCTCATCCTCCAGCAGTTCCTTGCGGAATGTCAGGATGAATGTCCTAAAACCTGCTTACCGTGTACAGAAACAGTCCATGGTATATAGACATGATAACAAAATAAagttaaatacatatttttgatatatcaaGATATGAGAACTACAGTACTCCAGAGTTATACGTAAATTTCGACCATCTAATGTAAGACAACATTGTGCACATTTCAATGTGGCTGATAAGTCTGTTTCCTAAATTAAGAAGGCTAAATCAACTATAATATCAAAGACATTCCAAGGACATGTTAAACTAGAAACTACACCAACCTCTGCACATGAGCATCGAGGTTCTTAGATAATGTT
This genomic window from Daucus carota subsp. sativus chromosome 7, DH1 v3.0, whole genome shotgun sequence contains:
- the LOC108193327 gene encoding uncharacterized protein LOC108193327; its protein translation is MRRKLKRETLKRREKGAFKEIKDGDNDEGSNRSEFGNEGRDCDLKGIEDEMAIEERNPENRSVVEGNEIGNEGGDCDLKGKEVIEDYEYGWGVNWDDVFEDYEDGWGVNRDDVIEDYEDRWG